The following proteins are encoded in a genomic region of Oceanisphaera profunda:
- the msbA gene encoding lipid A ABC transporter ATP-binding protein/permease MsbA — protein sequence MSQDAHISSWPVLKRLLGYVKDRKLGLLMAVIGMVGYAAVNTAFISAVKPLIDDGLTGQDPAFLKMMPFFILGMFFLQGLFSFMSSFCMAWVGNHVVLSLQQQVFGKLMAMPVAFFDRHNSGNLLSKVTYDASQVSSAASSTLVTLVREGATVIGLLIMMFYYSWQLSLVFFIVGPIVGVMIAIISRRFRRLSRGMQDAMGNITSSTEQMLKGHKEVLMFNGQKVEADRFHGVSNAVRQQNMKMVATNATGTSLVQLIASTALAALVFMANVDGMQDNITPGTFIAVLGAMLMLMRPLKSLTQLNSSYQRGIAASQSLFGLLDADGETDTGTRSLTRATGNLEFAGVSFTYPTKEAPALKDVSFSLTPGKTIALVGRSGSGKSTIASLLTRFYDISQGEILLDGVDLREYKLSDLRRQFALVSQQVHLFNDSIANNIAYAAEGEYSREQVIAAAKVAYADEFITKLPQGYDTVIGENGASLSGGQRQRIAIARALLRNAPLLILDEATSALDTESERHIQAALDELRKDRTAIVIAHRLSTIESADEILVIDEGRVVERGAHTELMAQQGVYAQLRSIQFGEQ from the coding sequence ATGTCCCAAGATGCACATATTTCTTCATGGCCGGTGCTTAAGCGATTATTGGGTTATGTAAAGGATCGCAAACTCGGTTTGTTGATGGCCGTTATTGGCATGGTGGGTTATGCAGCTGTGAATACCGCCTTTATTTCTGCCGTAAAACCCCTGATTGACGATGGCCTCACCGGTCAAGACCCCGCTTTCTTAAAGATGATGCCGTTTTTTATCTTGGGCATGTTTTTTCTCCAAGGCTTGTTTTCTTTTATGTCCAGTTTTTGCATGGCCTGGGTAGGTAACCATGTGGTGCTCTCCTTGCAGCAACAGGTGTTTGGCAAGTTAATGGCCATGCCGGTAGCTTTTTTTGATCGCCACAACAGTGGCAACTTATTATCTAAAGTGACGTATGACGCTTCGCAAGTGTCTTCTGCGGCCAGCTCTACCTTGGTAACTTTAGTGCGTGAGGGCGCCACCGTGATTGGCCTGCTCATCATGATGTTTTACTACTCTTGGCAGTTGTCACTGGTGTTTTTTATCGTGGGGCCGATAGTCGGCGTGATGATCGCCATTATCAGTCGGCGCTTTCGCCGCTTAAGCCGTGGTATGCAAGATGCCATGGGTAATATCACCAGCAGTACCGAGCAAATGCTCAAAGGCCATAAAGAAGTATTGATGTTTAATGGCCAAAAAGTGGAAGCAGACCGCTTTCATGGGGTCAGTAATGCGGTGCGCCAGCAAAACATGAAGATGGTGGCCACCAATGCCACTGGCACCTCTTTGGTACAATTAATAGCTTCTACCGCTTTGGCAGCCTTGGTTTTTATGGCCAATGTTGATGGCATGCAAGACAACATTACCCCCGGTACTTTTATTGCGGTATTAGGCGCCATGTTGATGCTAATGCGGCCATTAAAGAGCCTGACCCAACTTAACTCTTCTTATCAACGGGGTATTGCCGCCAGCCAAAGCTTGTTTGGTTTGCTGGATGCCGATGGCGAAACCGATACCGGCACGCGCAGCTTAACGCGCGCCACCGGCAATCTGGAGTTTGCTGGTGTGAGCTTTACTTATCCCACCAAAGAAGCCCCAGCCCTAAAAGATGTCAGCTTTAGCTTAACGCCCGGCAAAACTATCGCCTTGGTGGGCCGTTCTGGCTCAGGTAAAAGCACCATCGCCAGCTTATTAACGCGCTTTTATGATATTAGTCAGGGCGAAATACTGCTCGATGGCGTGGATCTGCGTGAGTACAAATTAAGCGACTTGCGCCGCCAGTTTGCGCTGGTCTCGCAACAGGTGCATTTATTTAACGACAGCATCGCCAACAATATTGCCTACGCCGCAGAAGGTGAGTACAGCCGTGAGCAAGTGATAGCGGCGGCCAAAGTGGCTTATGCCGATGAATTTATTACTAAGCTGCCTCAAGGCTACGACACTGTGATTGGGGAAAATGGCGCCAGTTTATCCGGCGGTCAACGCCAGCGCATCGCCATTGCGCGCGCCTTGTTGCGCAATGCGCCGTTACTTATCTTGGACGAAGCTACCTCGGCGCTGGACACCGAATCTGAGCGCCATATTCAGGCGGCCTTGGATGAATTGCGCAAAGACAGAACTGCTATTGTCATCGCCCACCGTTTATCAACCATAGAAAGCGCCGATGAAATCTTGGTGATAGACGAAGGCCGCGTGGTGGAGCGGGGTGCTCACACCGAGCTAATGGCCCAACAAGGCGTGTATGCCCAACTTAGAAGCATTCAATTTGGCGAGCAATAA